The segment TATCTTCTCCAGTACTCCTTTTAAATCATGAACAGCTTATGGAGAATAGCactctgtgttcttttctttctttttttttttttttaaaggaaaaatcccCATGTGGCATACTCACAGTATGTTAGAGTGTAAATGCCGCTCATCTGTCTTCATGGTCTAGCCTGCCAGACCTCTGGACTGTACCCCATCATCTCCCTGTGTCCCCAAGCCCTGTACTTGAGACAAAGAGACCAGGGAGAAAGGCTTTTAAAGAGCCTCATgtgagtttttcctttcttagggCACCTCTATTTACAAACCCTACAGAAAAATCAATGGATGCCTATTTCTGCATCCTTCCTATTATGCGTTATCATACTTCTCAAATTAACCCATGGGTGAGGTGGTCCATAGGCCTTCGCAATGAAATTGACTGCATATGAAATGAGTCTgaaaattccatttattaaaacaaatacatggtCCATGTGGGATGAAAATGTGCACATCACATTCAGGTGTTACTGTTCTAACGTTTCTGGATTTCCCTCTCTTTGAAAGACACACTCCATAGATCTTATATAGGAAAAACATTAACAATTTTTGGGCTGGGAAAACATTAATGTATATGTAAAAATCCACCATTGCCAGGAGCAGctagaagcaaattaaaaaaaaaaaaaagtacataaattcCCTAAGACAGCATGTGCAATTTCTCAAAATTCCAGTTGTGAAAGAGTGTATGGAGAAATGGTTTTGACTTTTTCTTGGGAAGCAATCTCTTTCAAATATTGCAACATTTGCCTCAGATAAAAGTACTGATTTGCAACCTCTGATTTAAATGAAATAGTATTagatttaaaattgaaaacaaaaaaaaaaactagagttAATATTGAGAATGATGTgacgtttattttttctaaatataagggTTATGCTTACTGTTTAACTAATTTTATGGCAGATTTCATTACTACCCAGTACATCAGACACAGAAATTAGGGCCTTGAATAATTAAACTAAGTTTTCCTATTAGTTACCCCTCAAGATAAAATTATGCTGGTGAAAATGATTATTGAATTTCTAAAAGAATTAAAGCTCTTCAGAGGCATAAGTAATCAAAAAAAGCTTTTTCCCCCTTAATAAGTAAAGATATCAATAAGCCAAAACTCATATAAAGGCTCTGGCATTATAATTCCTTACTATAGGacatgaaattatgaaaaaagcCAAAACCTTTTCCTTAAATTAATTTCAGATGGGCTATATATTtactgctttctctctcctttttaaaacaagGTCACATTAAGTTtggaatttctttagcttttaatTACCAGAGCAGTATTACGGTGTTTTCTcaagttttattccattttcattgCTCCAAAGATCTAGattcatgaaaatataaagagtccttttgagaaaaacaaacgGTGTGGATTATGAAAATCGTCAGGGTCTTATAATGATGTCTTAGTTACCACCAAAGAGTGTTTATTCACAGTTGTTTTAATGTGACCACATGTTCAATTCATATTttggctcatttaaaaaaatggatatgGTTTTAGCTCATTCCACAGTATTACTAAGTTAATGGTACAATACTGTAGTTTAGTAAATACTCTGTCAGGGTTTTTCCCCTCTAAATCTTTATCAGTGTCCCACTGACTGTAATAAAATTCCAAAGtttaaacagaacagaaatatatGGTTATAGAAATGCATTCatacatttcacaaatatttcagtatttgctcccccaccccaccccaggcatGAGCTTTAATTGGATGCATTCATTCTTTTACCAGCATGCCCATTAAAGGAGCTAaggaaaatatttaccaagtCTCTTTCAAAATCTGTCCTTGGcatattaagaatttttattgtctcttttcttccctcttcatccctttttgcttctttttaaacaggaggaaggaaaaagaagagaataaagttAATTTGGAAACCATCTTTGGGATttcaaaacaagcaaaatgtaAGAGAGGCCCTCTTTTGCCTGGGAATGTTGCAGAAAAAAAGTAACAGAGGCTTTCAGGGCCTCCCATTACTGATAGAAGCTAGAGCTGCAATGAAAAATCACTTTCAGTATCACCTCTTGGGAAAACAGAGCTCTAGCTACAAGGGAGCTGTAAATAAAGACTGAGAGATTCTATCAAACAAGATGGAGAACAAAAGCTAAGAAAAGAttctattgagaaaaaaaaaataggtgacaCATAAAGACCATctcagtggaaaaaaacaaaagccagaccCCATCTGGTGGAGTTGGCTCTGCCGGCTATACTGCCCCCTTCTCCCTGGAAGGCGAATAGCCAGGATTCTGAGAATGGGTCTTCTCTGGTGCCATGGGTTTATTTCTCCTGATCCTTGAACAAACAAGGGCCACATTTTTAAGAAGAGCACAGAAAGCGTTCTTTCAATCTAAAATTTCTGTGACTTAGGGACAGAAGGAATTTGCTCTTACTCTCTGACAAAAGCACCTCCCAACTCATGGTGAATCCTTACTGCTCCTGCGTGATGGTACCTATGCTGTCCTGGATCCTGAATAAAACCTAAATGCTTTGGATTCTGGAAAACATATTGAAGAGGCATTTATACCACTGATAACTAGGAGGTATTTTAGGCATCACTAAGGCTCTGAAGTAATCTCAGTTTTCAAGATACTGAGTTATACTCCTTCCCAGCTTCTTTCTCTCATTCCTATTCCAAACTTTatagcaaaacaacaaaacttctGAATGGATGTAACATAGGGACATTTTCATGCAATATTACTCAAAAATTGTCACAAATATATGAAAGCACCAGTCACAACACATGATTTACTTTTACTTGCAGAATCAAAGCTATCATGTACAAATGTTAGGAATAGTGATAAGAGAACACAGACAActggcatttttttgtttgtttgttgtttttgttattaccATGAGGATAAACCACAGGAAACATCTCCCTAAGCATTTTGGGTGCTCATCCTTGGAGATCAGTCTCACAGACAAGTCCAGCCTTATCTCTGTACTACTCtaatggggaagggagagagaggataggggacaaaggaaaaagaaaaaggaaaacaaaggcacaAAGACTAGACATCAATGCCATTAAACTGAATCGCAGTTACACTGGACAACTCTGCTCATCAAAGGGTATTCTAAAGGCAATATTCATTCCAAGAAGGTCATACACATCTTAGCTCAGTACAGCTgtctgtttcaatttttattttttaaatatgaagcaGAAACATAAGGTTTTGGGAGGGAGAGCAGAAAAGACATGACACCTATTTTATCTTTACATagtcccctcctccaggcagtTCTGCTGATATCGGATCTTTTAATTCAGGCTGTGTATTGGCTTTCATTCTCCTAAAGGGGACCAGTTCTTTAAACATGCATAGCCTGGAGTTTCCAGGATggttctcctccctctctttaaATGCTGTGGACTAGAAAGGCGCCCACTTTGCTAAAAACTCTACATCAGTGTCCCAGGAGCCCCAAGGCTCTTCAGGCTTCTCGTGAAGACTTAAAGGATGGCACAGAAAAACTTCTTCTCCCTAAATGGGTTCTCTGAAGCCGGAACAGGGGTCAAGAGGGGGTCTTCCTTGGCATGAGCTTCACAGTAGGCCATCAAGTCTGCAGCTGCCTTAGATacctggaaaggaagaaaacaacaaccgGAACTTTAGATGAGGCACTGATGCAGATGCAGTCAGTTAAGTCCCAGGATTTGGTGTCCAACTGCCCTCAAGAATTcgggttcaaatcctaactccaCTAGGTATTAGTTTGAGTTAAAGTGAAGCAAGATACTCAACCTCCATAAGCCTCTGTTCCCTCATCTGCAAAGAAGGGAGTTGATGATCTTGACCTTACAGGATTGTTGCAAACAGGTCCAAGACTAGGGTGAGGGGAATAAGGCACTTAGGGCACAAAATTGAAGGAGATGCTCAAGGTCAGGGTCATGCATATATCAACTCTGCGTTTGTACAGCCCTGAGAATGGGTTAtccaatttattggcatataattgttcacaaTATTCTCTTATGATCCTTCTTAGTGGTGTTTACGtagtatcagttgtaatgtctcttctttcatttctgattttacttatttgagtcttctctcttttattagTCTAGCTAAAagattgtcaattttgtttatctcttcaaaaaatcagctcttagtttcattgaccTTTTCTAGTGCTTTTCTGGtctctatgtcatttatttctgttctgatctttgttatttccttccttctgctaatttTGTGCTTAATCTATTCTTTTAAAGTTTCTTGAGGCATAAAGGTAGGttattttagatcttttttttcttaatgtaggcatttatcactGTAAACTTtactcttagaactgcttttgctgcatcccataagttttggtatgttttgtttccattttttttctttgtttcaagatattttttgatttccctttttatttcttcttgatccATTGGCTGATTATTCAGGAGTATGTTGTCTAATTTCCACAtacttgtgaattttccagtttacctcctgttattgatttctattataatttcataccattgtgattggAAAgattcttggtatgatttcaatcatcttaaatttgctaagacttgttttgtgacctatcATTTGACCTATCCTGTTCTGTGtgtatttgagaagaatgtgtattctgctgctgttggattaAACATTCTGTATATGTTTGTTAGGTTCATTTGGTATAAAGTACAGTTAAGTTCAAGTCCAAtgtttcctcattgattttctgtctggatgatatATCCACAGTTGAAAGTGGGATATCGAAGTCCCTACTATTATTGTACTgttatctatttctcccttcagatctgttaatatttgcttaatacatagaaatgctCCTATATTGGGTTCATACATATTTATAGTTGCtatatcctcttgatgaattgacacctttatcaatatattaatataatgaccttctttgtctcttgctgtAGTTTTTGGCTTAAAGTCTCACTCTTTAATAGGCATTACAttgcttataaaaatatttttattctgttcctaTTTTGTTCCAGATATTGACTTAAGTTTTCTCTTTTGACCTATACAATAATCCTGAGGTAGAAACTATTATCTCccttttatgaaaaattaaaggcTCAGCACATTGCATGAGTTGTTCAATGTCATATAGCAAAGTAAACAGCAGAAAAATACCTTGAGCCCCAATGTTTTGCCGTTAAGACACAACCATCTACACACAAACTACTCAAATGCAGGGCTAGTTCCAAATGTTGATTAAAATTCTTTGTGCATCTTTATGAAATGCTACTATGacagaatgaaaggaaacagCCTGTTCTTGTCTTAGCTCCTCTAAATGAAAGCAAAGGACAGACTTTCAGAATCTTGAGtactttttttgtggtttttacttgTTTGAGCCATAGTCATTATTACACCAAATAGGAGCTTAGCTGTAAGCAGCAGAGACTGGGCAGtgataatatccaaaattcacTTATTAAGAAGAGATCCAGCACCATCATTACTCATTTGCAATGCTCACACACAAATATGTGGcagaaattttcaaaatctttttatgAAACAGAAAGTGCTATCCTGGATAAAATTAATAGCTTAGAATTGCTCATATCTTATATTGGAATGCTTGATTCTGAATGATTTCCttctcaaaatatattatatgttttatcTTGTTTCCTCAACTAGATTGCAATCTCTTATGAATGATAGTCCAAAACAATGTCAGAATCCTAGCAGTAATTAGAATAATTGCTAATATTTACCTGGCCTTGGTATGGGTCAGAACTGTACTAACTACTTTACATACAGTATATTATCTAATTCTTACAACAATATTATGGATCACaaactattattatcttcatcttTAATATGTGAAGTTGAGGTTTCATAAGGTAAATGTTTGTCCCAAGTCCCACAGCCTGTGAGTGTCCGAGTCATGGTCTCAGTGTCGCTGACTTAATATTTATGAAGTCTCTACCTTTCTAACCCATAGCTTCCATCCTTGTCCCGTACCTTACAATGATTCACAGCAATAATCTGCCTGGCAAATCTTACTTTCTGACTATTCCTGCTAACATTTTGTACACAACTTCTTTTAgattttacatccccatgcctaATTCTTCCATGAAGATTTTCCCAATAACTAGGCAATCGCTCCATTTTCAGTCCTTGATTCTTCCAAAAACATCTCAAATTTGTCCTCTATTGCCATCTCTATTTCTACTATACCAATCCAAGCCTCTACCTTCTTTCtccacaattactgaaataacgTCTTAAGTTAGAATTCCCAAGGGACCTGCTATGTagcctgaatgtttgtgtctccccagaatcatatattgaaatcctaatcaccaatgtgatggtatttggaagtggaacctttgggaggtgattagctCATGAAAGCAGAGCCCctataaatgggattagtgcccttataaaagagaccccagagagcacTCTTGCCCCTTCTACCATGTGAATTTATAGTGAAAATATAGCCTTCTATATCCATGAAGCAGGCCCTtatcagacaccaaatctgctggcaccttcatcttggactttcagcttccagaactgtgagaaacaaatttctattgtttacaaGCCATgtagtctatggtattctgtaaTAGCAGttcaaacagactaagacaggaTCTGTGGGTAGAATTCAGGGGGTGGTCTGTGAActacaatgataaaaatattacatcTTTACTTTCACTAACCTCAAATGGAAATTTCTTTCCATTATAGATGTAGGCAATACACCAACATACTACAATAACATTAGCAGTTTCTATGACTTAGTAACCAACAGAAAtcatatattttccattatattgCAGTTATTGCAAAGATCATATTTCATTTATGTTGATCCACTTTATAATTATAGACCCACTACTAGATCTTATATAATCAGTTAATAAAGGGGTACACATATAtcataaatgtttttctaaaaaaaacatTCTGATGAACTATGTTTCAATATTATTAGTTTCCTTTGTGATTTAAACATATTATTCTGAGGAGACCATATTCTTCAACAGACAGCCAAACAGTTTAAGGGcacaaaaaagtttaagaatCTCAATTCTAAATGACTTTCCTACTTTTACAACTGTGCCAGGAGTAGCATTCTCCATACTGcagttataaaaaatattttaaaaatataaatgagctCATACCACTCTCCTGTTTAAAACTTTCACTAGCTTCCCATTATACTTTGTAGAAAACCAAAACATCATAAAACAGTCTGTGGATCCTTCCTGCTTTGGGCCTGCCCGTCGCTCCAATTCATGCTGTGAcattcttccctccccacacagGTGTCCTCTAATTTGTTGAAATCTCCAAGCCTCAAAGCTTCACACATACAACTCCCTGGAACATTCTTATCTCCATGGCCTCAAGGGgctgtctttttctcttcctttaggAGTCAGCTGAAGTGCTGCCTCTTTGTAGAGTCTTTACCAACCACTTTATCCAATGATGACTTTCCTCATTATTCTCTCTCAGAGCACACCATTCTTTACCTTCACGGAAAAAAGCTTATCATACTTTATAATTATGACCTTTGGTTGTTTATTTGCTGTTTGATATTTAAGCACTATGCTCTATGAAGGCAGGAACCATATGTGTTTTATTCACCACTGAATaatcagtgcccagcacagagtaaACACTCAAATAATTGCTGAAGGAGTTCTCAAACATAATCTTATTTAACAATTATCCCActaaaataatatgtattgaGTAACTAACATGCTAggcacagttctggaggcttggaataattagggggaaaaaagtcacaCAAAGATTCCTGTCCTTGTGGAACTTATATAGTGTTGTAGACTTCCAATTCTGGAGCCACAGGGACCAATTAAACCTTCCTGCTGTAACTTAAAAATTGGACAAAACATAtgaacaaatgtttttttaaaggttataCAACAGGACAATGATCCCTGAGAGAATGGAAACAAGATAAGCTTTACGATTGCCACAGCCTACTGCCTAAAAAGGGTTTCCAGGCCAAGGCACAGGTAGTGAGTACCTAAACAGAGTTGAGGAATGTCACTATGTTGAGGTGAAAGTAACAGGAAGAAAgagctacagagagagagagagagagagagagagagagagagagagagagagagagagagagagagtgcatACACATGCTCTGGAAGCCTCCAGAGGATTCCTTTGAGTCTTTAGCTGAATACTGATAAGTACATGTGTCGCAGAAGACTGTTGGAGGCTGTGCAAAAAATTTCAGAAAGGATCAAGTGAAACACTCCCCGATGAGCACACAGGCCACAATAGTTTGTGTCCCCATCGGCCAGAGTAGAAAAACTTCATAATTGAGGTTTGAGTACAGTCCTAAAAAGGGTATTGCTTCAGTAGTGGTGCCAAATAGGCCTAAGTTAAAGGCTGTTGTGGACTCACCTATCAAAGTTGAAAAGTAAGCCTTGAATAGATCAAaatgtttccaagtaacttaacttcatcccagaacaaaattaaaatttatggcAATACAATATTCAAAGGAATATAAAAAATTCCTGCATACCacaagataaaattcacaatttctggaattaaaaaaaaaggccaggcatgaaataagtaggaaaaaaaactcTCTCCCATAATGAgaatgaaaactaataaaaaaagatccGGAATTGatacagatgataaaattagTAGATATGGATAAAGTTAAAatagctattgtaaatattgttcatataataaaaaagatagaggAAAGCAAACATGATAAAAGGAGACCTGGAAGATATTAAAAAGGCCCAAATCGGGGCGGCTGGTTgtctcagtggttggagcacagtgctcataacacaaagttcgctggtttgattcccacatggaccagtgagaaacacggcttgagcttggagctgagccgctggtgggcagctggttggctcagtggttagagtgcagtactcataacaccaaggtcgccagtttgattctgACATAGgccggtgagctgtgccctccacagctagattgaaaaaaaaaaacaccaaaaaacaaaaaacaaacaaacaaaaaaatgacatggagctgatgggtccaggaaaaacacactgttccacaatattctccaataaaaattaaaaaaaaaaaaagacctatatCAAatctctgggaggaaaaaaatacactataTGGAATTAGCAGCAGATTAGatactgcagaagaaaagattagtaaacttgaagatataaaagaaactctccaaaatgaagcagagagaaaacagactgtaaaaaaaaaaaaaaatgaacagaggacaATGAGCTATGAGACAACTTCAAGTGATGTGGTATATACCGGcgttgccaaaaaaaaatgtatataagtggacactttggtcaatgttactcaagccgtagttcgctgtaatcagaagtgtctggatgctgatggtaaccactttgagcacctcttgtaattgcagaagtcaaacgtgatttgtattcatcttttgttatcggcatatatcgagtattacaattttagtagttttttcctttcttcaaatgtatgtacatttttttggcaccctctgtatatttgaagtctctgaaggagaggagagagatagtggctggagcagagggaaaaaagtattttaagacaTAATGGTggaaaaaattccaaatttaatgaaaactacAAACCCACAGTTTCAAGTACCTCAACAAACCCCAAATGAAGAAATATGACTCAAACTACTCCAAAGCACAGCATAATTAACTTGCTTATATAGTATTTCAATGGGacaataaacagaacagaaaatgaaacataataaatTGCTGCTATAGATAATGTTAGAAAGTAGTAAGTTTTGTATGAAAAAGCAGGGCGAAAGGGATTGAAAGTGTGTGTATTGGGAGATAGTGGTGGGGAACAGGTTGCAATAGTTAGGCTTAGTTGAGAAAGTAATCAATCTTTGGGTAAAATATTACAGAATGAAAACTACAGTAAGAAATGGGGCATCACCGACTTATATTTTAAAGGAGCACTCTTAATGCTGTGTTGAGAACAGAAAACTACAGGAATCAAGGCTAGAAGCAGAGACGACCCTGGAGACTACTGTTGATCCAAGTGAGAGGTGATAGTGGTTCATAGTAGAGCAATAGCAGCAGAGGTGGTACATAGTCATATAATTCTAGACAAACAGCATTTGCATGTTGAATCACCGAGATTTTCTGATGGATTAGAGGTAGGGtgtgattaaaaaagaaacattaagtaATAGAACTTCTAAGTTTTCAGACTGAGCAAATGGAAAGATAACGTTGGCAACATTTCAGTTGGTTAAGGCTTCAGGGAGAGGTTTTTGCGGGGAAGATCAGGAATTCAGTTTTAGACAGGGTGAAATCAAAACATCTATCAGTGAGATATACAATGCTGCAGTTTGGGAAAGGGAGCAAGACCAGAGCTATAAAGTTGGGAATTGAGGCCATGTAGATGGTACAAAAAGCCTTGGGAATTAATAAGATCATCAAGGGAGTAAATTtagataaaaaagagaagaccAAGGACTGAGGCCTGGAACACTTTATGAAAGAAGTTGGGGAGCCTCAGAGGCACcaacaaatgaaatttaaaaggagTAGCCTGCAAGAGTGGCAAGTACTGAGAGCTACATGAAGAAAGCACTTCAAGGAATAAAGAAACATCATCCATGTCAAATGCTGCTAATAAGTCAAGTgagatgaaaactgaaaattggtCATTAGATTTAGCAATTTGGAGTCACTGGTGAACTTGATGAGAAAAGCTTCAGTGGGATGATAGGAATAAAAGCCTCACTGGAATGGGTTTAGGAACAAATGgggcctcctcctccttcttcctgaACAATTCAATCTTACAGGCATTAGGTAGGACCAAGCAAGGTAGGTTTCCACATCAGGTCAGATGCAAGGGGCAG is part of the Rhinolophus sinicus isolate RSC01 linkage group LG03, ASM3656204v1, whole genome shotgun sequence genome and harbors:
- the GNG2 gene encoding guanine nucleotide-binding protein G(I)/G(S)/G(O) subunit gamma-2; amino-acid sequence: MASNNTASIAQARKLVEQLKMEANIDRIKVSKAAADLMAYCEAHAKEDPLLTPVPASENPFREKKFFCAIL